The following proteins come from a genomic window of Malus domestica chromosome 02, GDT2T_hap1:
- the LOC103427829 gene encoding autophagy-related protein 8f isoform X1, whose product MTKSSFKQAHEFEKRRAEAARIREKYSDRIPVIVEKAERSDIPNIDRKKYLVPADLTVGQFVYVIRKRIKLSAEKAIFIFVDNVLPATGAIMSTIYDEKKDADGFLYVTYSGENTFG is encoded by the exons ATGACCAAAAGCAGCTTCAAGCAAGCACATGAGTTTG AGAAGAGACGTGCTGAGGCCGCAAGGATTAGAGAGAAATATTCAGACAGAATTCCT GTGATTGTGGAAAAGGCAGAGAGAAGTGATATTCCCAACATTGACAGGAAAAA ATACCTGGTTCCAGCTGATTTGACTGTGGGTCAGTTTGTCTATGTCATCCGTAAGAGAATTAAACTGAGTGCAGAAAAGGCAATCTTCATATTCGTAGACAATGTCCTCCCAGCTACAG GAGCAATAATGTCTACCATATATGATGAAAAGAAGGATGCAGATGGATTTCTGTATGTTACATACAGTGGCGAGAACACATTTGGATAG